In [Clostridium] cellulosi, one genomic interval encodes:
- the ilvE gene encoding Branched-chain-amino-acid aminotransferase (High confidence in function and specificity), which translates to MEKKNFDWANLDFSYRQTDKSYVSYYKDGAWDEGQLTDNHTVTISECAGVLQYSQSCFEGLKAYTTEDGHIVTFRPDLNGERMEDSARRLEMPVFPKERFVDAVVQTVRANAAYVPPYGSGASLYIRPYMFGSGPVIGVAPAKEYQFRILTTPVGPYFKGGIRPLTLCVSDFDRAAPRGTGHIKAGLNYAMSLHAIVTAHKNGFDENLYLDAATRTKVEETGGANFIFVTKDKKVLTPKSSSILPSITRRSLMYIAKEYLNYEVEEREIYFDEVKDFAECGLCGTAAVISPVGKIVDHGKEIIIPDCQNGMGPVLKKLYDTLTGIQFGRIEAPKGWIKVIE; encoded by the coding sequence ATGGAAAAGAAGAATTTCGATTGGGCAAATCTCGATTTCAGCTACCGTCAAACAGACAAAAGCTATGTCTCCTACTACAAAGACGGGGCTTGGGACGAAGGACAACTGACAGACAACCATACCGTAACAATCAGCGAATGTGCTGGCGTGCTGCAATATTCGCAGTCTTGCTTTGAAGGGCTGAAAGCATATACGACCGAGGATGGCCATATCGTTACTTTCCGGCCCGATCTGAACGGCGAACGTATGGAAGATAGCGCAAGAAGGCTGGAAATGCCGGTATTCCCGAAAGAGAGATTCGTTGACGCTGTTGTTCAAACCGTACGCGCAAATGCGGCTTATGTCCCGCCTTATGGTTCTGGCGCGTCACTTTATATTCGACCGTATATGTTTGGCAGCGGCCCTGTTATCGGTGTTGCTCCTGCAAAAGAATATCAGTTCCGTATTCTGACCACACCGGTCGGCCCGTATTTCAAAGGCGGTATCCGTCCGCTGACCTTATGCGTCAGTGACTTCGACAGGGCAGCCCCGCGCGGCACTGGCCACATCAAGGCCGGCCTGAACTACGCCATGAGTCTCCATGCCATTGTAACAGCTCATAAGAACGGCTTTGACGAGAACTTGTATCTGGACGCGGCCACCCGTACTAAGGTTGAGGAAACCGGCGGCGCAAACTTCATTTTCGTAACAAAGGACAAGAAAGTATTGACTCCGAAATCAAGCAGCATACTTCCCTCAATCACACGCCGCTCTCTTATGTATATAGCTAAAGAATATCTCAATTACGAAGTCGAGGAGAGGGAAATCTACTTTGACGAGGTCAAGGATTTCGCAGAGTGCGGCCTTTGCGGCACCGCGGCTGTCATTTCGCCTGTCGGTAAAATCGTCGACCACGGCAAAGAAATCATAATTCCGGACTGCCAGAACGGCATGGGCCCTGTCTTAAAGAAACTGTACGATACTCTGACCGGAATCCAGTTTGGAAGAATCGAAGCTCCAAAAGGATGGATCAAGGTCATCGAATAA
- a CDS encoding CoA-substrate-specific enzyme activase (High confidence in function and specificity), giving the protein MSYYIGIDIGSTTVKAVVLDENYNILFKAYERHMSKVREKAFEMLKSIENEYSGKKVHVAITGSAGLGVSKACDIDFVQEVFATAGAVDKFLPGTDAVIELGGEDAKIIFFTGGLEERMNGTCAGGTGAFIDQMATLLGVTPDELDELASRHEKIYSIASRCGVFAKSDIQPLLNQGAKKEDIAASIFQAVVEQTIAGLAQGRKIEGRVAFLGGPLSFQKELRKRFVETLKLSKEDALFPENGAYFIAMGAALYAEKLKPMEFDELLSKLESSKTLTTTSDYMPPLFETQEEYEEFKERHSKCKADYKDPSEYTGDAWLGIDAGSTTTKLALIDKDDNILYTYYAANEGNPVSVVKEQLTKIYEICGDHIKIKGSAVTGYGEDLIRSAFGVDFGLVETVAHYNAAKHFKPDVDFILDIGGQDIKCFKIRNGAVDSIMLNEACSSGCGSFIETFAKAMGYSVKDFAQMGLFAKHPVSLGTRCTVFMNSSVKQAQKDGAGVDDISAGLSMSVVKNAIYKVIRASHPSELGKNIVVQGGTFYNDAVLRSFEREIGAEVTRPTIAGIMGAYGCALFAKAQGCEKSSIITREELKNFKHTSKTTNCGLCTNHCSLTINTFGSGRRYISGNRCEKPLGMKKSEELPNLYKFKYEKLRSYKPVEGKRGKIGLPMTLNMYENLPFWHTLLTKLGFYVVVSPESTRQLYIKGQYTIPSDTVCYPAKIVHGHIEALLDMGVDTIFYPCMPYNFDEKRGENHYNCPVVAYYPELIAANVPRLNGVRYFTPYFGLDRPRGFLKSATEFFGREFGATPDEVKAAVKAAYAEYKAYREAVRKEGKRALEYAKANGRRVIVLSGRPYHIDPEINHGIDRLFTSYGLVVVSEDSVAHLAKPQRVKVLNQWTYHSRLYAAAKFVTENENIELVQLVSFGCGVDAITTDEVRDICERGNKLYTQIKIDEVNNLGAVKIRIRSLIAAMDSRDAEKAGQAQAKMEVL; this is encoded by the coding sequence ATGAGTTATTACATAGGAATTGACATCGGTTCAACAACAGTAAAAGCAGTCGTTCTTGATGAGAACTATAACATACTGTTTAAGGCATATGAGAGACATATGTCAAAAGTCCGCGAAAAGGCTTTTGAAATGCTGAAGTCTATTGAAAATGAATACAGCGGCAAAAAGGTTCATGTTGCAATAACCGGTTCTGCTGGTCTCGGCGTTTCAAAAGCATGTGATATAGATTTTGTTCAAGAAGTTTTTGCTACTGCAGGAGCTGTTGACAAATTTCTTCCGGGTACTGACGCTGTAATTGAGCTCGGCGGGGAAGACGCAAAAATAATATTCTTTACCGGCGGACTCGAGGAGCGCATGAACGGTACCTGTGCCGGCGGAACTGGAGCGTTTATCGACCAGATGGCAACCCTTTTGGGCGTGACGCCGGATGAGCTTGATGAACTTGCTTCAAGGCATGAAAAGATATATTCTATCGCGTCGCGCTGTGGCGTTTTCGCAAAATCCGATATACAGCCGCTTCTCAATCAAGGCGCAAAAAAAGAAGATATCGCAGCTTCAATTTTTCAGGCAGTTGTTGAGCAGACGATAGCCGGACTTGCGCAGGGAAGAAAAATTGAGGGCAGGGTTGCATTTCTCGGCGGCCCGCTTTCGTTCCAAAAAGAACTTCGCAAGAGGTTTGTCGAAACGCTTAAGCTGTCGAAAGAAGACGCCCTGTTTCCGGAAAACGGAGCTTATTTTATTGCAATGGGGGCGGCGCTTTACGCTGAAAAACTGAAGCCAATGGAATTCGATGAGCTGCTGTCAAAGCTCGAGTCTTCGAAAACGCTTACAACGACTTCGGACTATATGCCTCCACTTTTTGAAACTCAAGAAGAATACGAAGAGTTTAAAGAACGTCATTCAAAATGCAAAGCCGATTACAAAGACCCGTCGGAATATACGGGCGACGCATGGCTTGGCATTGACGCCGGCAGCACAACGACAAAGCTGGCGCTTATTGACAAGGATGACAATATTCTTTATACCTATTACGCGGCCAATGAAGGCAATCCAGTATCGGTCGTCAAAGAACAGCTTACAAAAATCTATGAAATTTGCGGTGACCACATAAAAATTAAGGGCAGCGCAGTTACAGGGTACGGCGAAGATTTGATTCGCAGTGCGTTTGGAGTTGATTTTGGCCTCGTTGAGACGGTCGCTCACTATAATGCGGCGAAACACTTCAAGCCGGATGTCGATTTCATTCTCGATATCGGCGGCCAGGATATAAAATGCTTTAAAATCAGAAACGGTGCAGTTGATTCCATCATGCTAAACGAGGCTTGCTCCTCGGGGTGCGGCTCATTTATCGAGACCTTTGCCAAAGCGATGGGCTATTCCGTCAAGGATTTTGCCCAGATGGGGCTGTTCGCGAAACATCCGGTTTCGCTCGGAACGCGCTGCACAGTATTTATGAACTCTTCTGTAAAACAGGCTCAGAAAGACGGGGCAGGAGTCGACGATATTTCCGCCGGCCTCTCGATGAGCGTTGTCAAGAATGCCATATATAAGGTAATCCGCGCGTCTCACCCGTCGGAACTCGGCAAAAACATTGTTGTTCAGGGCGGAACGTTCTACAATGATGCGGTGCTGAGAAGCTTTGAGCGGGAAATAGGTGCTGAGGTAACACGCCCAACCATTGCCGGAATCATGGGCGCTTATGGTTGTGCACTTTTTGCAAAGGCTCAAGGCTGTGAGAAATCCAGCATTATTACAAGGGAAGAACTCAAAAACTTTAAGCATACCTCAAAGACGACAAACTGCGGTTTGTGCACAAACCACTGCTCGCTTACGATAAACACATTTGGCAGCGGAAGGCGGTACATCAGCGGAAACCGCTGTGAAAAACCCCTCGGAATGAAAAAGTCCGAAGAACTGCCGAACCTTTATAAATTTAAGTATGAAAAGCTCAGGTCATATAAGCCGGTTGAAGGCAAAAGAGGCAAAATCGGCTTGCCAATGACGCTGAACATGTATGAAAACCTGCCGTTCTGGCATACGCTCCTGACAAAACTCGGTTTTTATGTAGTTGTTTCGCCGGAATCTACAAGGCAACTGTATATAAAAGGCCAGTATACTATTCCGTCGGATACAGTCTGTTACCCGGCAAAAATCGTGCACGGCCATATTGAGGCATTGCTCGATATGGGCGTTGATACGATTTTCTATCCGTGTATGCCATACAATTTTGACGAAAAACGGGGCGAAAACCATTATAATTGTCCAGTTGTCGCCTACTATCCAGAGCTTATAGCGGCAAATGTGCCAAGACTCAATGGAGTTCGCTATTTCACCCCGTATTTTGGGCTTGACAGGCCAAGAGGGTTCTTAAAATCTGCAACAGAATTTTTCGGCAGGGAATTCGGCGCAACGCCTGACGAGGTAAAAGCAGCCGTAAAAGCGGCTTATGCTGAATATAAGGCATACAGGGAAGCAGTGCGCAAAGAAGGAAAGCGAGCCCTCGAATACGCAAAGGCCAACGGGCGCCGCGTGATAGTGTTGTCCGGCCGTCCTTACCATATAGATCCTGAGATCAATCACGGCATAGACCGTTTGTTTACCTCATATGGACTGGTGGTTGTTTCCGAGGATTCGGTAGCGCATCTTGCGAAGCCTCAAAGGGTAAAGGTGCTCAACCAGTGGACATATCATTCAAGGCTTTATGCAGCAGCAAAGTTTGTCACCGAAAATGAAAATATCGAACTTGTCCAGCTTGTCTCTTTTGGCTGCGGAGTTGACGCTATAACCACCGACGAGGTCAGGGACATCTGCGAGCGCGGAAATAAGTTATATACCCAGATAAAAATTGATGAGGTAAATAACTTAGGCGCAGTCAAAATCCGTATCCGCAGCCTCATTGCGGCTATGGATTCAAGAGATGCCGAAAAAGCGGGGCAGGCTCAAGCTAAGATGGAGGTACTCTGA
- a CDS encoding hypothetical protein (High confidence in function and specificity), producing MAELVYDKNGRLLFTKEMKKEYTILMPMMLPVHFTLMRNALRLDGFKMELLTTTGRSIVEEGLKYVHNDACYPALLVIGQFIDAIKSGKYDPDKVALIITQTGGGCRASNYIHLLRKALIRAGYPQVPVISLNLSGLEKNPGFKLGINSWRRIIYSMIYGDMIMLLANQCRPYEVEKGSTDALVDSLIERLTEEYKDPKNLRYKKVKENLEKIAAEFAKIKVVHTEKIRVGIVGEIYIKYAALGNNNLEKFLLSEGVEAVVPGLMDFAIFKVDNRVEDAKLYGGQHIKKAVCLALRRFLERKQQEFIDIVKKYPQFRAPVPYSYIKSLVKGYLGYGNKMGEGWLLTGEMLELIHSGTKNIICTQPFGCLPNHIVGKGMIRKIRECNEGANIVAIDYDPGATRINQENRIKLMLANARLTAEKAKANQNKKHEHKPEPVSVH from the coding sequence ATGGCAGAATTAGTATACGACAAGAATGGTAGACTGTTGTTTACCAAGGAAATGAAAAAAGAATATACAATCCTAATGCCGATGATGCTTCCTGTACATTTTACTTTGATGCGCAACGCGTTAAGGCTTGACGGATTTAAAATGGAACTGCTCACGACAACCGGACGTTCAATTGTTGAAGAAGGGCTGAAATATGTCCATAACGATGCGTGCTATCCTGCGCTTCTTGTTATCGGCCAGTTTATAGATGCAATAAAGAGCGGCAAATACGACCCCGACAAGGTTGCGCTGATTATAACGCAAACAGGCGGTGGCTGCCGCGCCTCTAACTATATTCATCTTCTGAGGAAAGCACTTATCCGTGCGGGTTATCCGCAGGTTCCGGTTATTTCGTTGAACCTCTCCGGACTCGAGAAAAACCCCGGTTTTAAACTTGGCATTAATTCTTGGCGCCGTATCATTTATTCCATGATTTACGGCGACATGATAATGCTGCTTGCAAATCAATGCCGCCCCTATGAAGTGGAAAAAGGCTCTACGGACGCTCTTGTAGACAGCTTGATTGAGCGGCTGACCGAAGAATACAAGGACCCGAAAAACCTTAGATATAAAAAAGTTAAGGAAAACCTTGAGAAAATAGCCGCTGAATTTGCAAAGATTAAAGTAGTGCATACTGAGAAAATCCGCGTCGGCATAGTCGGCGAAATCTATATTAAATATGCGGCTCTCGGCAACAACAATCTGGAGAAATTTTTGCTTTCGGAAGGTGTTGAAGCGGTAGTTCCGGGGCTTATGGATTTTGCTATTTTTAAAGTTGATAATCGCGTCGAGGATGCAAAGCTTTACGGCGGACAACACATTAAAAAGGCCGTCTGCTTGGCGCTGAGACGTTTTCTCGAAAGAAAGCAGCAAGAGTTTATCGACATTGTAAAAAAATATCCGCAGTTCAGAGCGCCAGTCCCCTACAGTTACATAAAGAGCCTTGTCAAAGGCTATCTGGGCTATGGTAACAAGATGGGCGAAGGCTGGCTGCTTACAGGCGAAATGCTTGAATTGATTCATTCAGGCACAAAGAATATTATTTGCACTCAGCCGTTTGGTTGCCTGCCGAATCACATTGTCGGTAAAGGTATGATTAGGAAGATACGCGAATGTAACGAGGGCGCTAATATTGTTGCAATTGACTACGACCCGGGCGCAACCCGTATAAACCAGGAAAACCGTATCAAACTTATGCTTGCTAACGCGCGGCTTACTGCCGAGAAAGCAAAAGCAAACCAAAACAAAAAACACGAGCATAAACCTGAACCGGTTTCGGTTCACTAA
- the tepA gene encoding Translocation-enhancing protein TepA (High confidence in function and specificity) produces MSDTHSHYSFQEEPIPDNPGNPLPSEQEKNLEGLDPQTKQIFETGSIAINKGRHLIHCLTIIGQIEGHYILPPQNKTTKYEHIIPQIVAIEEDPSIEGLLIILNTVGGDVEAGLAIAELIAGMKKPTVSLVLGGGHSIGVPLAVAARLSFIAPTATMTIHPVRMNGVAIGVPQTLANFYRMQDRITRFVCENSHIAPERFKELMMNTEELVLDVGTVLDGKSAVKEGLIDRLGGLSESIDALYKMIDEQCAKQRQAAAQNKEERNADEAKRQAETCNEKATASDKGAKSTSIQGGVRTKKR; encoded by the coding sequence ATGTCGGATACGCACAGTCACTACAGTTTTCAAGAAGAGCCGATTCCGGATAATCCGGGCAATCCGCTGCCTTCCGAACAGGAAAAAAATCTGGAAGGTCTTGACCCGCAGACAAAACAAATATTTGAAACAGGTTCAATTGCTATAAATAAAGGCCGTCATTTGATACATTGTTTGACCATAATCGGCCAGATTGAGGGGCACTATATACTGCCGCCTCAGAATAAGACGACTAAATATGAGCATATCATACCTCAGATTGTCGCAATAGAAGAAGACCCGTCGATTGAGGGGTTGCTGATAATTCTCAATACCGTCGGCGGCGATGTCGAAGCAGGCCTTGCTATTGCCGAGCTCATCGCCGGAATGAAAAAGCCGACGGTCTCCCTTGTTTTGGGCGGCGGTCATTCTATCGGAGTTCCTCTTGCTGTTGCGGCAAGGCTTTCTTTTATTGCACCTACTGCGACGATGACTATACATCCGGTTCGCATGAATGGGGTAGCGATCGGCGTACCTCAGACTTTGGCGAATTTCTACCGGATGCAGGACCGTATTACCAGATTTGTATGCGAAAACAGTCATATCGCGCCAGAACGTTTTAAGGAATTGATGATGAATACAGAAGAGCTGGTGCTGGATGTCGGTACAGTGCTCGACGGCAAGAGCGCGGTTAAGGAAGGGCTTATTGACCGTCTCGGCGGACTTTCAGAATCGATCGATGCCCTTTATAAAATGATTGACGAACAATGCGCAAAACAGAGGCAGGCCGCCGCGCAGAATAAAGAAGAAAGAAATGCGGATGAAGCCAAAAGGCAAGCTGAAACTTGTAACGAGAAAGCTACAGCTTCTGACAAGGGGGCAAAGTCAACTTCCATTCAGGGCGGCGTTCGAACAAAAAAGCGCTGA
- the ftsK gene encoding DNA translocase FtsK (High confidence in function and specificity) yields the protein MPTNVAKKKKNGGKTTKTPRTGKKQVEIVNERKHRRLSRQGGAIILFFTALLFAAITIFPGEHVWRFIHEMLLGIFSVCAYVIPAIMIYIAVVAAFEKPVQSLTAKLLEMTGLVFMIDALIHIFTVGKFPPGGFKELYRTGIQFHSGGVAGGIIGAPLYMMFGKVGAIITIVLLTIVLLMLLCELTLKKLLYALFPFARKKQNKEEEFPPEPEPVKFKHRKPRYNIDVKLDDELINSSANESENENEKTSRSPELDELVSKAASLANDDLKPYVVERKTESVPTVTGVQQKIYDSPPTSLLIQETRVSNADVSEELKANAATLVDTLKSFGVETRIINICRGPAVTRYELQPSAGVKISRITALADDIALNLASAGVRIEAPIPNKSAVGIEVPNKKVSVVHLREVIESEEFRQAKSKLTIALGRDITGNIVVADIAKMPHMLIAGATGSGKSVCINTIIMSILYKASPEEVKFLMVDPKVVELGIYNGIPHLLVPVVTDPGKAAGALNWAVTEMLGRYKRFADNNVRDIKGYNKLARSQGLEPMPQVVIIIDELSDLMMAAPKDVEDAICRLAQMARAAGMHLVIATQRPSVDVITGVIKANIPSRIAFAVSSQIDSRTILDMGGAEKLLGRGDMLFLPMGASKPIRVQGCFVSDSEVEAVTEYVKKDTQTDYDEEILDEIEKQSVKSNEKTDDSSGDADPLLPQAIECVIEAGTASTSMLQRRLKLGYSRAARIIDQMEARGIVGPPDGSKPRQVLMTKLQWEKMNEGSNN from the coding sequence ATGCCTACGAATGTGGCAAAGAAGAAGAAAAATGGCGGCAAAACAACAAAAACGCCGCGGACAGGAAAAAAACAAGTAGAAATCGTAAATGAGCGTAAACACCGCCGGTTATCAAGACAAGGCGGCGCTATAATTCTATTTTTCACGGCGCTTTTGTTTGCAGCGATTACAATTTTCCCCGGGGAACACGTATGGAGATTTATCCATGAAATGTTGCTGGGGATTTTCTCCGTCTGCGCTTATGTTATTCCGGCGATAATGATTTATATTGCGGTTGTTGCCGCGTTTGAGAAGCCTGTTCAGTCATTAACGGCAAAATTGCTGGAAATGACCGGACTTGTTTTTATGATAGACGCATTGATACATATTTTTACGGTCGGCAAGTTTCCGCCGGGCGGATTTAAAGAGCTTTACAGAACTGGTATTCAATTTCACAGCGGCGGCGTTGCGGGAGGCATAATAGGTGCGCCTCTGTATATGATGTTTGGAAAAGTCGGCGCAATAATCACAATCGTGCTTCTCACAATTGTTCTTCTCATGCTGCTGTGTGAATTGACATTGAAAAAGCTTTTGTATGCGCTCTTTCCCTTTGCAAGGAAGAAGCAAAACAAGGAAGAAGAATTTCCGCCGGAACCGGAGCCGGTCAAATTTAAGCACAGGAAGCCCCGTTATAATATAGATGTAAAGCTTGACGATGAACTTATAAACAGCTCTGCCAATGAGTCAGAAAACGAGAACGAAAAGACCAGCAGATCGCCTGAACTTGACGAGCTCGTGAGCAAAGCAGCAAGTCTTGCAAACGATGATTTAAAGCCCTATGTAGTTGAGAGAAAGACTGAATCAGTCCCGACAGTTACAGGCGTTCAACAGAAGATATATGACAGCCCGCCTACCTCTTTGTTGATACAGGAAACGCGGGTGTCCAATGCAGATGTCTCTGAGGAACTCAAAGCGAACGCTGCAACGCTGGTCGATACACTGAAAAGCTTCGGTGTAGAAACCCGTATCATCAACATTTGCCGCGGGCCGGCTGTCACAAGATATGAGCTTCAGCCGTCCGCCGGGGTTAAAATAAGCCGTATTACCGCGCTTGCCGACGACATAGCCCTTAACCTTGCAAGTGCTGGTGTGCGCATTGAAGCACCGATTCCGAATAAATCTGCCGTCGGCATTGAAGTTCCTAATAAAAAAGTCAGCGTAGTTCACCTGCGCGAGGTTATAGAATCTGAAGAATTCAGGCAGGCAAAAAGCAAGCTGACAATAGCGCTGGGGCGGGATATTACGGGCAATATCGTTGTCGCTGATATAGCGAAAATGCCCCACATGCTGATTGCCGGCGCTACAGGAAGCGGTAAGTCAGTCTGCATAAACACCATTATAATGAGTATCCTCTACAAGGCGTCGCCGGAAGAGGTCAAGTTCTTGATGGTTGACCCGAAGGTAGTCGAACTCGGTATCTATAACGGCATACCTCACCTACTCGTGCCGGTTGTCACAGATCCGGGGAAGGCAGCGGGAGCACTTAATTGGGCTGTAACTGAGATGCTTGGGCGATACAAGCGCTTTGCTGATAACAATGTCCGCGACATAAAGGGCTATAACAAGTTGGCGCGCAGTCAAGGGCTTGAACCGATGCCGCAGGTTGTCATCATAATAGACGAGCTGTCGGATCTTATGATGGCGGCCCCGAAGGACGTTGAGGACGCGATTTGCAGGCTTGCCCAGATGGCAAGAGCGGCAGGCATGCACTTGGTAATAGCGACCCAAAGGCCGTCGGTTGATGTCATCACCGGCGTTATCAAGGCGAATATCCCCTCAAGAATAGCTTTCGCCGTTTCTTCTCAGATAGATTCCAGAACCATTCTGGATATGGGCGGAGCGGAAAAGCTTCTTGGGCGCGGCGATATGCTGTTTCTCCCTATGGGCGCGTCAAAGCCCATCAGAGTTCAGGGTTGCTTTGTGTCCGATTCGGAAGTCGAAGCTGTGACTGAATACGTCAAGAAGGACACCCAGACCGATTATGACGAGGAGATTCTCGATGAGATAGAAAAGCAGTCGGTTAAGAGCAACGAAAAAACAGATGACTCGTCAGGTGACGCAGATCCCTTGCTACCGCAGGCGATTGAATGTGTCATTGAAGCCGGTACTGCTTCCACATCTATGCTTCAAAGGCGGCTTAAACTGGGCTATTCCCGCGCCGCGCGCATAATTGACCAAATGGAGGCACGTGGCATTGTCGGGCCTCCTGACGGCAGCAAACCGCGTCAGGTACTTATGACTAAGCTTCAGTGGGAGAAGATGAATGAAGGCAGCAACAATTAA
- a CDS encoding UPF0313 protein (High confidence in function and specificity): MFLPVSKEDMLSRGWYYLDFICITGDAYVDHPSFGIAIISRILESEGFKVGIIAQPDMKDPDALKALGRPRYGFFVTSGNIDSMVAHYTVAKRRRSRDFYSPGGKMGGRPDRAVEVYTKRLKQLYPELPVIIGGLEASLRRFAHYDYWDDNVRQSILFDSGADLLVYGMGERQTVEIARRLKKGGKAKDMTDIRGTCFSCTADFEGLDKAVVCPSFEEVKTDKMAYAVGCRIQYDNQDAITGKAIAQKHGDKYLFQMPPALPLETAELDKVYSLPFERYYHPMYEKDGGVPAIEEVEFSIIHNRGCFGACNFCSIAFHQGRRITVRSKESVINEAKELIQNPHFKGYIHDVGGPTANFRQPSCKKQLKYGLCAGRKCLAPTPCPNIEVSHKEYLDLLRKLRSLPGIKKVFVRSGLRFDYMMQDDDDTFMKELVEHHVSGQLKVAPEHCSAAVLDKMGKPHIEAYEKFSRKFYDMTKKAGKKQYLVPYLMSSHPGSTLKDAVELALFLKRENMRPEQVQDFYPTPGTISTCMFYTGIDPFTMKKVYVPRDAHEKAMQRALLQYFNPKNHALVVEALKKAGRQDLIGFSRDCLVRPLNPVRRTEKERAMPVHKGDKKRKWQKRRKS; encoded by the coding sequence GTGTTTTTACCTGTTTCAAAAGAAGATATGCTGTCCCGAGGATGGTATTATCTTGATTTTATATGTATAACCGGCGACGCTTATGTAGATCATCCGAGTTTCGGTATCGCCATAATTTCGAGGATACTTGAGTCAGAAGGCTTTAAGGTTGGAATAATTGCGCAGCCAGATATGAAAGATCCTGATGCCTTAAAGGCATTGGGAAGGCCGCGTTACGGCTTTTTTGTCACCTCCGGAAATATTGATTCAATGGTGGCGCATTACACCGTTGCAAAAAGGCGCCGGAGCCGCGATTTTTATTCGCCGGGAGGCAAAATGGGCGGACGGCCGGACAGAGCTGTTGAAGTATATACTAAAAGGCTGAAACAGCTTTATCCGGAGCTGCCTGTTATTATCGGAGGGCTTGAGGCGTCACTGCGCCGCTTTGCCCACTATGATTATTGGGATGACAACGTGCGGCAGTCCATCCTGTTTGATTCGGGTGCAGACTTGCTTGTATACGGCATGGGTGAGCGGCAGACAGTTGAAATTGCAAGACGCCTTAAAAAGGGCGGGAAAGCCAAAGATATGACTGATATCCGCGGCACTTGTTTTTCCTGCACTGCCGATTTTGAGGGTTTGGATAAAGCTGTTGTATGCCCGTCATTTGAAGAGGTCAAAACCGATAAAATGGCTTATGCCGTCGGTTGCCGGATTCAATATGACAATCAGGATGCCATAACGGGAAAAGCCATTGCCCAAAAGCATGGCGACAAATATCTTTTCCAGATGCCTCCCGCTCTTCCGCTTGAGACAGCAGAGCTGGACAAAGTTTACAGCCTGCCTTTTGAGCGGTATTATCATCCCATGTATGAAAAAGACGGCGGTGTTCCGGCAATTGAGGAAGTTGAGTTCTCAATAATCCACAACCGAGGCTGCTTCGGCGCTTGCAACTTCTGCTCCATCGCTTTCCATCAGGGCAGGAGGATAACGGTTCGCAGCAAGGAATCTGTTATCAATGAAGCAAAGGAACTTATCCAAAATCCGCATTTTAAGGGCTATATCCATGATGTCGGCGGACCTACAGCGAATTTCAGGCAGCCGTCATGCAAAAAGCAGCTTAAATACGGGTTATGTGCCGGACGAAAGTGCCTTGCGCCAACGCCTTGCCCAAATATCGAAGTATCTCATAAGGAATATCTTGACCTCCTTAGGAAACTGCGCTCGCTTCCAGGCATTAAAAAGGTGTTTGTGCGTTCGGGACTGCGTTTTGACTACATGATGCAAGATGACGACGATACCTTTATGAAGGAGCTGGTGGAGCACCATGTAAGCGGTCAGCTTAAGGTCGCACCGGAACACTGTTCGGCGGCCGTACTGGACAAGATGGGTAAACCTCATATTGAAGCCTATGAAAAATTCAGCCGCAAATTTTATGACATGACAAAGAAAGCGGGCAAAAAGCAGTATCTCGTCCCATATCTGATGTCATCACACCCCGGCAGCACTCTTAAAGACGCCGTAGAACTCGCGCTATTTTTAAAACGCGAAAATATGAGACCGGAACAGGTACAGGATTTTTACCCGACGCCTGGTACGATTTCAACTTGCATGTTCTATACAGGAATCGACCCGTTCACAATGAAAAAGGTTTATGTTCCAAGGGACGCACACGAAAAGGCCATGCAAAGGGCATTACTGCAGTATTTCAACCCCAAAAACCACGCTCTTGTTGTTGAGGCGTTAAAAAAAGCGGGACGGCAGGATTTGATAGGCTTTAGCCGCGATTGCCTTGTGCGCCCGCTCAACCCGGTTAGGCGCACTGAAAAAGAAAGGGCAATGCCTGTGCACAAAGGGGACAAAAAGAGGAAATGGCAAAAAAGAAGAAAAAGCTGA